CTAATACTTTACATGGAATGAAGAGCATTTTTGTCTTTAGATGACATATCTGTCCAGTTATGTTTAGAAGCGGGAATTTTTTCCAAGATGTTAAAACCTGATAAAACTATTTGTCTTATAATAAGTTGGATTAACTCAATTGATGATAACTGAATAACTATTAAAGACAATCCTCAAATATTACAAATCAATTCACTGACTATGTGTAAAGCAGACTGAGATTCCTATATACCTTCTGGGAGTGTAagtctttcttttgtctttctcaaaTGAAGCGTCTTTGCCTAGGATAATTATTCTCTTCTACCCAACAAAAATGAACTCTAATTTTAAATAGGTATTATTAAATCCCACTGAAATAGGCTTTGTGCAGATGTATTTGCTAAAACATCCCTTTATTGACTGTGAACAGTTATTAACaattcacatttcattttatctaCTGAGTGGAAgagcatttattctttcattaaaagGTTCAGTACTCCAGGGCAGCAGTAGGAATGCAGAGCCTTCTTCCTATACACAGCACTGTCCAGTGAATGTGAAGTGCTTATACATTAATACCACAGGAATAGGTAAGACAAATGgatttcttcctccctccatcaTCTCCCTCCCTGCCAATACACTCTTCTTATCTTATAAAATGTCAATAAGTAAACAGTTCCTGTATTGGTACTTCCATCAATCAGAAGAGGAActtcaacatttattttgcacCACTGAGTTCAGAACATCCTTAGGGCTCTGTGAAAGTGACAAAAGGAGTGTGAGGCCACAGACATTTCTTCAGAAAGATGCTTTATGGAAAGAGAGATTAAAAATCATGAGGGTATTAGTCAGCCTCCAGCACTTTGCTGCTCAAGTTTCAGGAGCTGTTTTTCAAGTTTTGAGGTGTTTACTCGATGCATCATCAGAAACTGGCCATTCAAATGAAAGACAGGAATGTCAAATTTATACCTTTCATACCAAGCAGAGTTTTCTGGAAGTGTGATGTCCACCTCCTGTAAAATAAACTGAAACACAGACAGACTAAAGCTCTGTATTTAGAGAGCATGGAGCAATGCAACAACTGCAGCGATGAACTAATTGGTCCCCAGACCATTCCTAATGCTGAAAGGTTTTTgtcgtttgtttgttttaggtCCACAGTGATCTAATGCCCCTGATTTCCCAAACCTGATTGCTTTAATTATATTCCCCACCTCCAGATCTTGCTTCTTTTCTGTTATACCTGTAACATTCAGCATCAGGACACTACTCAGATCCCAGTGAAATAAAACATGCCCCAATTGGGAAGCTGCCTGAGAATCAGGACAGAAGTGCTGTAAGAATGGGAGAGGTGTGATGGTTTGCTACATGAAAACATTTCCATGGaaattacaaagtaaaataaaaggaacagGGATAAAGTTTAAAGAAAGCACGGATACTGCACCTGCTAGTTAACTCTGACTCATATTAAGAGTCAGAGTAAGAAAACCAGTACTGCTCAGAGAAAAGCACTTAGGGGTAATGAGTTTTATGGAAATCAGCACTAAACTCTCTCTctgaagaatagaaagaaaatttaaatgaaaaatcatttaatctctTT
The Microcebus murinus isolate Inina chromosome 11, M.murinus_Inina_mat1.0, whole genome shotgun sequence genome window above contains:
- the C11H5orf63 gene encoding glutaredoxin-like protein C5orf63 homolog; its protein translation is MLWFQGNSIQLAKCSFGLFWRNVSASKTTLPVLTLFTKDPCPLCEEAKEVLKPYKNRFILQEVDITLPENSAWYERYKFDIPVFHLNGQFLMMHRVNTSKLEKQLLKLEQQSAGG